The Cohnella abietis genome has a segment encoding these proteins:
- a CDS encoding ABC transporter ATP-binding protein: MINCEGLVKIYKAADLEVFALQGLDLNIETGELMAIIGNSGSGKSTLLNMLGGLDRPSAGNLEIDGKNMLKMTEKDLVRYKRESVGFVWQNNARNLIPYLTALENVELPILLRGKRKRLRALELLEAVGLTHRKNNKLHQLSGGEQQRVAIAIALANHPKLLLADEPTGSVDSKMADQILDLFRELNRTIGITIVIVTHDPHLAKKVDRVVAIRDGKISSEMLRRKSYAEEMAELESGIAQLEEDSHVEYAILDKAGRLQVPATYLETIGVKNTNKVKLELVDGKIVLTSPEAPPEEAS, encoded by the coding sequence ATGATCAATTGCGAAGGTTTGGTCAAAATTTACAAAGCGGCCGATCTGGAGGTATTTGCATTACAGGGGCTGGATTTAAATATTGAAACGGGCGAGCTGATGGCTATTATCGGCAACAGTGGAAGTGGAAAGTCGACGCTGCTTAATATGCTAGGCGGGCTGGATCGCCCATCGGCAGGTAATCTTGAGATTGATGGGAAAAATATGCTCAAGATGACTGAAAAAGATCTCGTCCGTTATAAGCGAGAAAGTGTAGGATTTGTTTGGCAGAACAATGCACGTAATTTAATTCCTTATCTGACTGCGCTTGAGAATGTTGAGCTGCCAATATTGCTGAGAGGAAAACGCAAAAGGCTAAGGGCATTAGAATTATTGGAAGCAGTCGGACTAACCCATCGTAAAAATAACAAGCTCCACCAGTTATCCGGCGGTGAGCAACAGAGAGTAGCTATCGCCATTGCGCTTGCTAATCATCCGAAGCTGCTGCTTGCGGATGAGCCGACTGGCTCAGTAGATTCTAAGATGGCTGACCAAATTCTCGATCTATTCCGTGAACTGAACCGCACCATTGGAATTACAATTGTCATCGTTACCCACGATCCACATCTTGCTAAGAAGGTTGACCGTGTCGTTGCCATTCGCGACGGTAAAATTTCCTCGGAAATGTTGCGACGCAAGTCCTATGCCGAAGAGATGGCTGAGCTTGAAAGTGGTATCGCCCAATTAGAGGAGGACTCACACGTAGAGTATGCAATTCTCGACAAGGCCGGGCGACTTCAAGTTCCTGCCACCTATTTAGAAACGATAGGGGTCAAAAACACGAACAAAGTTAAGCTTGAGCTAGTAGATGGCAAGATCGTGCTGACTTCACCGGAAGCTCCTCCTGAAGAGGCTTCATAG
- a CDS encoding DUF917 domain-containing protein — protein MRELTIEDVKAAVRGGAVFASGGGGWVDHGLEIGGAAVGIGKPKLVSVDELPDDAIIVTCTAIGAPAGNEWEMWGVDYIKAVQLLMDRYDGKVVGVMTPQNGMSSTINGWLPAAALGLVVVDATGDIRAHPTGKMGSMGLAALTDYETIQVVVGGRRDNGSYLELVVKGTPAKTSNILRTASDMSGGFIASARHPIPASYVKKHAAIGGISLALELGKAMIAAEADGPESIMTTVCDKTKGRIIGRGKVLCKDVHYSGAFDIGTITMEDGNGGTLILHVMNEYMAVDNGEGQRLTTYPDVITTFDCSTGLPISVGGVKEGIEISLFAIDKQYIPLSSSVKDPTVYPEVEKALGIELSKYAFDGMIL, from the coding sequence ATGCGTGAGTTAACGATAGAGGATGTAAAAGCAGCAGTGAGAGGCGGAGCGGTATTCGCATCCGGCGGCGGAGGATGGGTCGATCATGGTCTTGAGATTGGAGGAGCGGCAGTAGGAATCGGCAAGCCTAAGCTTGTTTCTGTAGATGAGCTACCGGACGATGCTATCATCGTGACGTGTACTGCTATTGGCGCACCTGCTGGAAACGAGTGGGAGATGTGGGGAGTTGACTATATTAAAGCTGTTCAGCTTCTAATGGACCGTTATGACGGCAAGGTTGTTGGCGTTATGACACCACAGAATGGCATGTCCAGCACAATTAATGGTTGGCTTCCAGCGGCAGCCTTAGGTCTTGTTGTTGTTGATGCAACAGGGGACATCCGGGCTCATCCGACGGGTAAAATGGGATCAATGGGACTTGCTGCACTAACAGACTACGAGACTATTCAGGTTGTAGTTGGCGGAAGAAGAGACAACGGGTCTTATCTTGAGCTCGTAGTTAAAGGGACCCCTGCGAAAACCTCCAATATTCTGCGCACGGCATCTGACATGTCTGGAGGCTTTATTGCTTCTGCACGTCATCCTATTCCTGCCTCATACGTGAAGAAGCATGCCGCAATCGGTGGTATATCCCTAGCATTGGAGCTGGGAAAAGCGATGATTGCCGCTGAGGCGGATGGTCCTGAGTCCATTATGACAACGGTATGCGACAAGACAAAAGGTCGCATTATCGGTCGTGGGAAAGTTTTATGCAAAGACGTTCATTACTCCGGTGCTTTTGATATCGGGACGATTACAATGGAGGATGGCAATGGAGGCACGCTTATTCTCCATGTCATGAATGAATATATGGCAGTTGATAACGGCGAAGGTCAGAGACTGACAACTTACCCAGACGTTATTACCACTTTCGACTGTTCAACAGGGCTTCCTATTAGTGTAGGAGGAGTAAAAGAAGGAATTGAGATTAGCCTGTTTGCTATAGATAAGCAATACATTCCGCTAAGCTCCAGTGTGAAGGATCCTACCGTCTATCCTGAGGTGGAGAAGGCCCTTGGCATTGAGCTTTCCAAATATGCTTTTGACGGGATGATTTTGTAA
- a CDS encoding ABC transporter ATP-binding protein, translating into MAVSTPNIINGKGIKRVYGKGSGAVTVLKEVDIQLPAGKLLAFKGRSGSGKTTLINLLSALDQPTSGTIIFDGRDLTTMSNKQRDAVRRKEMGLIFQSFALIPLMSAYENVEFVLRIAGVPASERKAAAIQALDHVGLKPRMHHRPFEMSGGEQQRTAIARAIAHKPKLILADEPTAELDSRTGLHIMKVFRDLVEQSGVTVVLTTHDPAIMEIVDQVYELEDGQIVSHN; encoded by the coding sequence ATGGCCGTATCGACTCCCAATATTATTAATGGCAAGGGTATTAAGCGGGTTTATGGTAAGGGCTCCGGTGCGGTAACCGTGCTGAAAGAGGTTGATATTCAGCTTCCAGCAGGTAAATTGCTCGCGTTTAAAGGTCGGTCCGGCTCGGGGAAGACAACGCTAATAAATCTTCTAAGCGCTTTGGATCAACCCACTTCAGGTACTATCATTTTCGATGGGCGCGACCTTACAACGATGTCGAACAAACAAAGGGATGCCGTTCGTCGCAAGGAAATGGGATTGATCTTTCAATCGTTTGCCCTTATTCCTCTCATGTCTGCCTATGAGAACGTCGAGTTCGTACTTAGAATTGCGGGAGTTCCCGCGAGTGAGAGGAAGGCCGCAGCCATACAGGCCTTGGATCATGTCGGCTTAAAGCCGAGGATGCATCACCGCCCGTTCGAGATGTCAGGAGGCGAGCAGCAAAGAACAGCAATAGCACGTGCGATTGCACACAAGCCTAAGCTGATTCTGGCAGATGAACCAACGGCTGAGCTGGACAGTCGAACTGGGCTTCATATTATGAAGGTATTTCGTGATCTTGTGGAGCAGAGTGGCGTTACAGTCGTTCTAACTACGCACGATCCAGCCATTATGGAAATCGTCGATCAAGTTTATGAACTGGAGGATGGACAAATTGTTTCGCACAATTAA
- a CDS encoding ABC transporter permease: protein MALFVMIIRKMVQNKWLVSSMFFGILITVALVGTMPIYSEAILSRMLVKDLEVFQNEKGVYPGTHWSMLGFYRESNEKRAKVISEMDKFMEVKAGEFGIPIKELVHERRTQSVLLIPPGSIDDKKSKQTATLRSYSDFEDHIKLEDGRMPANKPVDGVYEVLVTAQTLSNFNTVLDTVFELKDDKLLGTVKIKPVGVFNKKVYNDPYFRNASLSDLNSVFIINEELFAQEFIRGNKAQVMSVGWFFVLDYSKMGLGQVDQFIETDKSIKEKVQSKVVSFQTEFSVPALNTITKYLERSKQLNKLMWSLNVPVLIMLGFYMFMVSNLIVDRQKNEIAILRSRGAARWQVVLSFAIEGAFLCAIAWITGPFIGMGLTKLLGASNGFLEFVQRSRMPVHINDQAFLYGGAAAIVSFIMMLIPVIIATRVSIVGHKQQLARMNRKPFWHKAFLDIAALAVSIYGLYTFRNRLKDLKSLGLNMDDLKIDPLQFVMPALFVLGAGLLLLRLYPYVLKLIYWVGRKWWPPSLYATLIQVGRSNSQYQFLMVFLIMTIAIGVFSAGAARTLNNNTEDRIRYGNGADFVTTGQWQNDAPPAVSFGGGPAPAPVPKVIHYLEPSFEPYKKLPGVESAAKVFVKDKATFSLEGNKNGVAQLIGIDSDDFGMTSWFPNNLLDYEFYDYLNLLAADSRGVLISRTLAEQKGVKKGDTINVGWENVDSQSFVVFGIIEYFPTFNPNPPVGSINAAETDAKSNAPMLIVGSLSRIQFHLALEPYKVWLKLKPDYPTSQFYDDIKQAKIALTSIVNTREALTKAKNDPFLLALNGILTLGFIISILISFVGFLLYWILSLKGRTLQNGIMRAIGLSLRQLIGMLALEQLLTSGVAILIGVIVGNVASRLFVPNFQIAFNPSSLVPPFKVMFEAIDFIRLYSIVGFMLLLGLGILSYMLSRIRIHQALKLGED from the coding sequence GTGGCCTTATTTGTCATGATTATCCGTAAAATGGTTCAAAATAAGTGGCTCGTGTCCAGTATGTTTTTTGGTATTTTGATTACTGTTGCGCTTGTTGGAACAATGCCGATTTATTCTGAGGCGATTTTATCTCGTATGCTCGTCAAGGATCTTGAGGTTTTCCAGAATGAGAAGGGTGTTTATCCTGGAACGCATTGGTCGATGTTAGGTTTCTATAGAGAATCGAACGAGAAACGTGCCAAAGTTATTAGTGAGATGGATAAATTCATGGAAGTGAAGGCTGGGGAATTTGGCATTCCGATTAAGGAGCTCGTACATGAGCGTCGTACCCAATCGGTTCTTCTCATTCCTCCAGGGAGCATTGATGACAAGAAGTCAAAGCAAACTGCTACTTTGAGATCCTACAGTGATTTTGAGGACCACATTAAGCTAGAAGACGGTAGAATGCCTGCGAATAAGCCGGTTGATGGCGTATATGAGGTTCTTGTAACTGCTCAAACGCTTAGCAATTTCAATACAGTGTTGGATACCGTGTTTGAACTGAAGGATGATAAACTACTAGGAACTGTAAAAATCAAACCTGTAGGTGTTTTTAACAAAAAGGTATATAACGACCCCTACTTCCGTAATGCCAGCTTAAGCGATTTAAACTCTGTCTTCATTATTAATGAGGAGTTATTTGCTCAAGAGTTTATCCGCGGAAATAAAGCACAAGTGATGTCAGTCGGTTGGTTCTTTGTGCTTGATTATTCTAAAATGGGGCTTGGTCAAGTCGACCAATTTATAGAAACCGACAAATCGATTAAGGAAAAGGTACAAAGCAAGGTAGTAAGCTTTCAAACTGAATTCTCTGTACCAGCATTAAATACGATTACGAAGTATTTAGAACGGTCTAAGCAATTAAATAAGCTGATGTGGTCTTTGAACGTGCCAGTACTAATTATGTTGGGCTTCTATATGTTCATGGTGTCCAATCTGATCGTAGACCGACAGAAAAATGAAATCGCCATTTTACGTAGTAGGGGGGCAGCAAGGTGGCAGGTTGTTCTCTCTTTTGCGATAGAAGGGGCATTCCTTTGTGCAATTGCGTGGATAACGGGACCTTTTATCGGAATGGGATTAACGAAGCTGCTAGGAGCCTCGAACGGTTTTCTTGAATTCGTTCAACGGTCTCGTATGCCGGTCCATATTAATGATCAAGCGTTCCTCTACGGAGGAGCCGCAGCTATTGTTTCATTCATTATGATGCTAATCCCGGTAATTATTGCTACACGTGTATCCATAGTTGGACATAAGCAGCAGCTTGCACGTATGAATCGGAAACCATTCTGGCACAAAGCATTTCTGGATATTGCGGCTTTAGCGGTTTCCATCTATGGTTTGTACACCTTCCGTAACCGGTTAAAGGATTTGAAAAGCTTAGGCTTGAACATGGATGATCTGAAAATCGATCCGCTACAGTTTGTAATGCCTGCTTTGTTCGTATTAGGTGCGGGCTTACTGCTTCTCAGATTATATCCTTACGTTCTAAAGCTCATTTATTGGGTCGGTCGAAAGTGGTGGCCTCCATCCCTTTACGCCACATTAATTCAAGTCGGACGTTCGAACAGTCAATATCAATTCCTAATGGTGTTTCTCATTATGACTATTGCCATAGGAGTATTTAGTGCAGGTGCCGCGCGAACACTGAATAACAATACAGAGGACCGGATTCGCTATGGGAATGGGGCAGATTTTGTTACTACAGGACAATGGCAGAATGATGCTCCGCCAGCTGTTAGTTTCGGAGGTGGCCCTGCACCAGCACCGGTGCCTAAGGTTATTCATTATCTGGAGCCGTCTTTCGAGCCCTATAAGAAATTACCAGGTGTTGAGAGTGCCGCTAAAGTGTTCGTGAAGGATAAGGCAACATTTTCTTTAGAGGGCAATAAGAATGGGGTTGCTCAACTCATCGGCATAGATAGCGATGATTTCGGTATGACCTCGTGGTTCCCGAACAATTTACTTGATTATGAATTTTATGATTATCTAAATTTGCTTGCCGCTGATTCACGGGGAGTGCTCATCTCCCGTACGTTGGCTGAACAAAAGGGTGTGAAGAAGGGTGACACTATTAATGTGGGATGGGAAAATGTGGACTCTCAGTCCTTCGTCGTCTTCGGCATTATTGAATACTTCCCTACATTTAATCCGAACCCGCCTGTTGGCTCCATCAATGCGGCAGAAACAGATGCGAAGAGTAATGCACCGATGCTTATTGTCGGAAGTCTGAGTCGAATTCAATTTCATTTGGCGCTTGAGCCTTACAAAGTATGGTTGAAGCTGAAGCCCGATTATCCTACTTCCCAGTTTTACGACGATATCAAGCAAGCGAAGATCGCCTTAACTAGCATAGTAAACACGAGAGAAGCACTAACGAAGGCAAAGAATGATCCATTCCTTCTCGCGCTTAATGGGATTTTGACATTAGGGTTTATTATTTCGATATTGATTAGCTTTGTTGGTTTCCTTCTTTACTGGATATTATCTCTTAAAGGACGAACCTTACAAAATGGGATTATGCGTGCGATAGGACTTTCACTGCGTCAGCTAATAGGAATGCTTGCTTTGGAGCAGCTGCTTACTTCGGGAGTAGCCATTCTAATTGGAGTCATCGTTGGTAATGTTGCTAGTCGTCTATTCGTTCCCAACTTTCAGATTGCCTTCAATCCGAGCAGCTTAGTTCCACCGTTTAAGGTCATGTTTGAAGCGATTGATTTTATTCGTCTATATTCTATAGTTGGCTTTATGTTATTGCTTGGGCTGGGTATTCTGTCATACATGCTCTCCCGTATTCGCATTCACCAAGCGCTGAAACTGGGGGAGGATTAA
- a CDS encoding LacI family DNA-binding transcriptional regulator, with the protein MNEGEFFNVDDLSKWFALKGLKAANVDGGIKAVAKALNLSPSTVSRALNGVYGVNPATRELIQETAKAMGYVPHLGAKQLVGKSSNLIGVFFPQFEFEASSGFVDMFSPLQQALQRNGKDALFFSIPFLNYPNNLLTECISSRSLEGCLLLPAFSESHPMVQEALKLQIPCVNFEDVVGPHCSSVITDDREGGRLAGRKLFAEGHQIIGYINGPAHIRICKDRYGGFCEALMEAGIEHDASLVGNGDFSGSSGAQAAKALKQLHPEMTAIFCANDLMAMGAIMEFTSNGISVPESLSIIGFDGDSYTAYTAPPLTTISIQREDVSTRAIELLMELLTGHPGRKSSIPPKLLERQSVMKRSNNN; encoded by the coding sequence ATGAATGAAGGAGAATTCTTCAATGTTGATGACCTATCGAAGTGGTTCGCTTTGAAAGGCTTAAAAGCCGCAAACGTTGATGGAGGAATCAAAGCAGTAGCCAAAGCATTAAATCTATCCCCTAGCACGGTATCCCGGGCATTAAACGGGGTGTATGGTGTAAATCCAGCTACGAGAGAGCTTATTCAGGAAACTGCTAAAGCAATGGGGTATGTTCCTCATTTAGGAGCCAAGCAGCTCGTGGGCAAGAGCAGCAATCTGATTGGGGTATTTTTTCCGCAATTTGAGTTTGAAGCGAGCTCAGGATTTGTCGATATGTTTTCTCCCTTACAACAAGCTTTACAGCGCAATGGGAAGGATGCGCTCTTTTTCTCTATTCCTTTCTTAAATTATCCGAACAATCTCCTAACCGAATGTATAAGCTCTCGGAGCCTTGAAGGCTGCTTATTGCTACCTGCCTTCTCGGAATCACATCCTATGGTTCAGGAAGCCTTAAAGCTGCAGATACCTTGTGTAAATTTCGAGGATGTAGTCGGGCCACACTGTTCCTCGGTTATTACTGATGATCGTGAGGGTGGCCGATTAGCTGGGAGAAAGCTTTTCGCTGAGGGGCATCAAATTATTGGTTATATAAATGGTCCTGCCCATATACGAATCTGTAAGGACAGGTATGGGGGATTTTGTGAAGCGTTAATGGAAGCTGGAATTGAGCACGATGCTTCCTTAGTTGGGAATGGCGACTTTTCTGGATCAAGCGGGGCTCAGGCAGCCAAAGCGCTGAAGCAGCTCCATCCTGAAATGACAGCTATCTTCTGTGCAAATGACTTGATGGCGATGGGAGCAATTATGGAATTTACGAGTAATGGCATTTCGGTGCCAGAAAGCCTATCCATTATAGGCTTTGACGGAGACTCGTACACGGCGTATACCGCTCCTCCGCTAACAACAATTAGCATTCAAAGAGAAGACGTTAGTACTCGAGCCATTGAACTGCTGATGGAACTGCTCACGGGTCACCCGGGTAGGAAATCCTCGATCCCCCCCAAGCTATTGGAACGTCAATCGGTAATGAAACGAAGCAATAATAACTGA
- a CDS encoding urocanate hydratase yields MDRILAARGTELRCKGWRQEALLRMLENVLENGENPKELTVYAALAKAARNWDSYRAIVETLKNLEENETLVIQSGKPIGIMRTHQFAPLVIMANCNIVGKWATSDNFYKYQEQGLIVWGGLTAAAWQYIGSQGVIQGTYEIFQSIARMHFNGDLTGKFILTAGLGGMGGAQPLAGIMANAIVLCVEVSEARIDKRIEVGYLQRKTASLDEALAWVDEAVSNRQSLSVGLLGNAADVYPELLRRGIIPDIVTDQTSAHDLVYGYIPSGYRLEEAVEMRKSDPQKLQADAGASIATEVRAMLEFQRNGSIVFDNGNNIRTQASQYGVENAFDIVVFTEGFLRPLFARAIGPFRWVALSGNPQDIQTIDQYILEEFKDNEIAVNWIRLANQYVPVEGLPARIGWFGHGDRTKLALAVNEMVRSGALSGPIAFSRDHLDAGAMTHPNIMTENMKDGSDAISDWPLINAMLSCSSMADLVAIHSGGGGYSGYMTSAGITIVADGSQETDIRLKTALDNDTSIGVLRYADAGYEESFDEIRSKGIRRVKTEPE; encoded by the coding sequence ATGGATCGAATATTAGCTGCCAGGGGCACTGAGCTTAGATGTAAGGGCTGGAGGCAGGAAGCATTACTTCGCATGCTGGAGAATGTCCTCGAGAATGGAGAAAACCCGAAAGAGCTTACCGTATATGCCGCATTGGCTAAAGCTGCCCGTAATTGGGACTCCTATAGAGCTATTGTAGAAACCTTGAAGAACTTGGAAGAAAACGAAACACTCGTTATCCAGTCCGGTAAACCCATTGGAATTATGCGCACTCATCAATTCGCGCCTCTAGTCATTATGGCTAATTGCAATATTGTCGGAAAATGGGCTACGAGCGACAACTTCTATAAATATCAAGAGCAAGGACTCATTGTATGGGGTGGGCTAACGGCTGCTGCATGGCAATACATTGGATCGCAAGGAGTCATTCAGGGAACCTACGAGATTTTTCAGTCGATTGCTAGAATGCATTTCAATGGCGATTTGACGGGAAAATTCATACTTACAGCTGGATTGGGCGGTATGGGAGGTGCTCAGCCTCTTGCTGGAATTATGGCTAATGCAATTGTTCTATGTGTAGAGGTGTCCGAAGCGCGGATAGACAAACGGATAGAGGTTGGTTACTTACAAAGGAAAACAGCGAGCCTTGATGAGGCGTTAGCTTGGGTAGATGAAGCGGTTAGTAATCGGCAGAGCTTATCGGTTGGTTTGCTTGGTAACGCAGCGGACGTCTATCCCGAGCTTCTCCGTCGAGGAATCATTCCCGATATCGTAACGGATCAGACATCAGCGCATGACTTGGTCTATGGTTATATTCCTTCTGGCTATCGTCTCGAAGAAGCAGTGGAAATGCGCAAAAGCGATCCGCAGAAGCTCCAAGCAGATGCGGGTGCCTCAATTGCCACGGAAGTAAGGGCGATGCTTGAATTCCAAAGGAATGGCTCAATCGTATTCGATAATGGAAACAATATCCGTACACAAGCTTCCCAATATGGGGTGGAGAATGCTTTCGATATCGTCGTATTTACAGAGGGCTTTTTAAGACCATTGTTTGCCCGGGCGATCGGTCCATTCCGCTGGGTGGCGTTGAGTGGGAACCCACAAGATATTCAAACCATTGATCAATATATATTAGAAGAGTTCAAGGATAACGAAATTGCGGTTAATTGGATTCGTCTCGCTAATCAATATGTTCCTGTGGAAGGTCTTCCTGCACGAATTGGCTGGTTCGGTCATGGCGATCGAACGAAGCTAGCGCTTGCTGTTAATGAGATGGTGCGTAGTGGAGCGCTAAGCGGACCGATTGCTTTTTCCAGAGATCATCTTGATGCTGGCGCAATGACTCATCCGAATATTATGACAGAGAATATGAAGGACGGCAGTGATGCGATCTCAGATTGGCCGCTGATCAATGCCATGCTTAGCTGCTCATCGATGGCTGATTTGGTCGCCATTCATTCCGGTGGCGGGGGCTACAGCGGGTATATGACTAGTGCGGGGATAACCATTGTTGCTGATGGTAGTCAAGAAACAGATATAAGGCTTAAGACTGCGCTCGATAATGACACAAGCATTGGTGTACTTCGTTACGCAGATGCTGGGTACGAGGAATCGTTCGATGAAATTCGCAGCAAAGGAATTAGGCGAGTTAAGACAGAGCCGGAGTGA
- a CDS encoding HAL/PAL/TAL family ammonia-lyase, whose translation MHGDVDIRKIAPVELDGHSLTLAQIEQIAKHGAEVLLNPAAEAIVAEAHKVLCELAAGGRPIYGLNRGVGVNKDRPIDADYFEAYNRNLILSHSSGIEPWASDEQVRAIMVVRLNTLLIGCAGVQPSVVRMYVDFLNHRIHPALPLRGSIGAADISLLSHIGLAMIGEGIVSYGGQSMDANEALAQAGLTKLRLGAREGLAIVSSNALSAGLGAIVLQECRKLLETADVVYALSLEAIHGCRSPLDEGVYKARPFKGAAESAKTVRRYLEGGQQGDCTIRADRIQDPLSFRSACQVHGAARDALAYAESLLLIQLNSSDDNPCLLVDDRRIVPNSNFDVTTWTLAFEMLGLALSHVSKISCSRSIKLGNPDITGLTRFLTPDPDKTIGLGTLQKTFTSIDAEIRHLAIPVSPDSYSISGDMEDHSSHAPFVVRKTGEILDRLYFILGMEAMNAAQAIDLRNETQLGQGTLTAYKGIRSKVSFLSVDRPLTGDIAMMAELLRNGALFSKDEEGGSLNA comes from the coding sequence ATGCATGGGGACGTAGATATTCGTAAAATCGCTCCCGTAGAGCTAGATGGTCATTCGTTGACGCTAGCTCAAATCGAACAGATCGCTAAGCACGGAGCAGAAGTATTACTGAATCCAGCTGCGGAAGCGATAGTCGCAGAAGCACACAAGGTGCTGTGCGAGTTGGCTGCGGGGGGCAGGCCGATATACGGTTTAAATAGAGGTGTCGGAGTTAACAAGGACCGACCCATTGATGCAGACTATTTTGAAGCCTATAATCGTAACCTCATTTTATCGCATAGCAGCGGAATTGAACCATGGGCTTCTGACGAACAGGTAAGGGCAATAATGGTTGTTAGACTTAATACGCTTCTGATTGGCTGTGCAGGGGTTCAGCCGTCGGTTGTTCGTATGTACGTGGACTTCCTAAACCATAGAATTCATCCGGCATTGCCCCTTCGGGGTTCGATCGGAGCAGCGGACATCAGCTTGTTGTCGCATATCGGATTGGCCATGATCGGAGAAGGGATAGTCAGCTACGGCGGTCAGTCAATGGATGCCAATGAAGCGTTAGCTCAAGCTGGACTAACTAAGCTCAGGCTAGGAGCCAGAGAAGGGCTAGCAATTGTCAGCTCGAATGCCTTATCGGCAGGCCTTGGTGCAATCGTGCTTCAGGAGTGCAGGAAGCTGCTCGAGACGGCTGATGTCGTATATGCGCTCTCGCTCGAAGCTATTCATGGCTGCAGAAGTCCTTTAGACGAGGGGGTTTACAAGGCTCGCCCGTTTAAAGGGGCTGCTGAAAGCGCAAAAACTGTTCGGCGTTACTTAGAGGGTGGGCAGCAAGGCGATTGCACAATAAGAGCAGATCGAATCCAAGATCCGCTTAGCTTCCGCAGTGCATGCCAGGTTCATGGTGCGGCTAGAGATGCTTTGGCATATGCCGAAAGCTTGCTGCTTATTCAATTAAACAGCTCCGATGACAACCCTTGTCTATTAGTAGATGACCGCCGGATTGTGCCGAATTCCAATTTCGATGTTACGACTTGGACTTTGGCTTTTGAGATGCTTGGGTTGGCTCTAAGCCATGTATCCAAAATTTCCTGTTCCCGTTCTATAAAGCTGGGGAATCCTGATATTACGGGATTAACTCGATTTCTGACTCCTGATCCTGATAAAACGATTGGACTAGGTACTTTACAGAAAACATTCACTTCCATAGATGCAGAAATTCGTCATCTAGCGATCCCGGTTAGCCCAGATAGCTACTCCATTTCTGGAGATATGGAGGATCATTCAAGCCATGCGCCTTTTGTCGTAAGAAAAACCGGGGAGATTTTAGATCGGCTCTATTTTATTCTTGGGATGGAAGCAATGAATGCAGCTCAGGCCATAGATTTGCGCAATGAGACGCAGCTTGGTCAAGGAACTCTTACAGCTTATAAAGGCATTCGCTCCAAGGTTTCGTTCCTCTCGGTGGACCGTCCGCTTACTGGGGATATTGCAATGATGGCTGAGCTTCTGCGGAATGGGGCGCTTTTCTCGAAAGATGAGGAAGGAGGATCGCTTAATGCATAA
- a CDS encoding efflux RND transporter periplasmic adaptor subunit yields the protein MFRTIKQAAALGLAIVLSSTLAGCSLLPQEEEALKPPLVKPAQENYTTVKVEKGSIVKAISSSGSFESIRTDISQFTGEGGRIDKILVKQGDTVKKGDILVQLILDGLDLQLKEQQLELEKARYAFRQTQDSDDQALSIAKLKLEIEQIKYEKLSKKFNSKQLYAGIDGQVTFVETLKAGDNVDAYQTLVIIADPSQLRIALRVDNPNDIREVDVGATADITLNDEKVVGKVVQTPSSSPTTLNKDLAEKYAKTLYIEVPKLPLKAEIGSIAGVKIITQELDDVLKIPRSGLRSYLGRNFVRVLEDGKSLREIDVEPGLVGSTEVEIIKGLQVDQVIVLQ from the coding sequence TTGTTTCGCACAATTAAACAAGCTGCGGCTCTAGGATTGGCAATCGTTCTAAGCAGTACTTTAGCGGGGTGTTCTCTACTCCCTCAAGAAGAAGAAGCGTTAAAGCCGCCGCTCGTTAAGCCAGCTCAGGAAAACTACACGACAGTGAAGGTGGAGAAAGGAAGTATCGTTAAAGCCATTTCCTCAAGTGGAAGCTTCGAATCAATCCGTACTGACATTTCTCAGTTTACAGGAGAAGGGGGACGGATTGATAAGATACTAGTTAAGCAAGGTGATACTGTCAAGAAAGGTGATATTCTTGTTCAATTGATTTTGGACGGACTGGATCTGCAGTTGAAGGAGCAGCAATTGGAGCTAGAGAAAGCCAGATATGCATTTAGGCAAACACAAGATAGCGATGATCAGGCTCTCAGTATTGCTAAGCTAAAGCTGGAAATTGAGCAAATCAAATATGAGAAGCTTTCCAAGAAATTCAATAGTAAGCAGCTTTATGCGGGTATTGATGGACAGGTGACATTTGTCGAGACGTTGAAGGCAGGAGATAATGTCGACGCTTATCAGACATTAGTTATCATTGCTGATCCTTCTCAGCTTCGAATCGCTCTTCGTGTGGACAATCCTAACGATATTAGAGAGGTAGACGTAGGTGCAACTGCGGATATTACCTTAAACGATGAGAAGGTTGTCGGTAAAGTGGTTCAGACGCCATCCTCGTCTCCCACAACCTTAAATAAAGATTTAGCAGAGAAATACGCTAAAACGCTCTATATTGAAGTTCCTAAATTACCGCTTAAGGCTGAAATAGGCTCTATAGCTGGTGTGAAGATTATTACGCAGGAGCTTGATGATGTCCTGAAAATCCCACGTAGCGGATTGCGCTCTTATTTGGGTCGTAATTTTGTTCGAGTTCTGGAAGATGGCAAAAGCCTTCGCGAAATTGACGTCGAGCCTGGCCTGGTCGGCTCCACTGAGGTGGAAATTATTAAAGGCTTACAAGTAGATCAGGTCATCGTTTTACAGTAA